In one Myxocyprinus asiaticus isolate MX2 ecotype Aquarium Trade chromosome 29, UBuf_Myxa_2, whole genome shotgun sequence genomic region, the following are encoded:
- the lzic gene encoding protein LZIC produces the protein MASRGKSETSKLRQNMEEQLDRLMQQLQDLEECREELEEEEYEETKKETLEQLSEFNESLKKLMSGNMTLVDELGGMQLAIQAAISQAFKTPEVIRLFAKKQPGQLRTRLAEMDRDVMVGKLPRDVYTQQKVEILTALRKLGEKLTTEDEAFFATNASATLSQFEKVTASLGSEDKIMALASSGVEKTQT, from the exons ATGGCTTCTCGGGGTAAATCAGAAACAAGTAAACTGAGACAAAACATGGAAGAACAGTTGGACCGGTTAATGCAACAACTCCAGGATTTAGAAGAGTGCAG AGAAGAGCTTGAAGAGGAGGAATATGAAGAAACTAAAAAAGAGACTTTAGAACAGTTGAGCGAGTTCAATGAGTCACTGAAGAAGTTGATGTCTGGTAACATGACACTAGTTGATGAACTTGGAGGAATGCAGCTG GCAATACAAGCTGCCATCAGTCAAGCCTTTAAGACACCTGAAGTTATTCGTCTGTTTGCCAAGAAGCAGCCAGGGCAGCTGCGGACAAGACTGGCTGAG ATGGACCGTGACGTTATGGTTGGAAAGCTGCCTCGAGACGTGTACACTCAGCAGAAAGTGGAGATCCTCACGGCTCTGAGAAAACTTGGCGAGAAG CTTACAACAGAGGACGAAGCATTTTTTGCTACAAATGCCAGTGCAACTCTTAGCCAGTTTGAGAAGGTGACTGCAAGTTTGG GATCTGAAGATAAGATAATGGCACTGGCCAGTTCTGGAGTTGAGAAGACCCAGACATAA